DNA sequence from the Vanrija pseudolonga chromosome 7, complete sequence genome:
GCAGCGTTCTCCCCGAACACCTTGCCGCAGCCGCGCATACCGCGCGACTCCGTCAGTCCTCAGGCCACCTCTCCTTCCCCTCGGAGACCCGCCAGTCGGGCTCATCCATCCGTCGCTTCCGCCCTCCCGGAGTCGACCGATCACGAACCGTTCAGCAGCCGCTGTTCGCGATTCGTTCATCAGTCATCACGTTTCGTGCAACCCAACAGACGGGTTCAACATGagccccaccaccgccgacgccaccaccaacTCGACTGCCGTCGAAGCGAGCACTTCCTCCGCTACTACAGCCACCGCCGACCCCAACACAATCAACTACGGGGGGATTGTAAGCGACCCCGACTTCTTCCCCTTGGTCGCGTGCCACTTTAACAACAAGGACACGCACACGCTTCGCCTCGTGTCCAAGTCGTTCCTCGACGCAGTGGACAAATTTGTGCCAGATGCCGGCGACAAATGCTGGTTCAAGGTCATGAGGCCCTTCAATTCCAACTACCCCGCCAGCTTCCCTGCCATCGTCCCGGACGACGGGGGACGTGTGCAGTTTCTCCCGCGCGACAAGAACAATGATGAGTGGAATCAACGGTATCTGGCCCGGACCGCCCGGGCGCTCCGCAACGTCCGCGAACTCAAGTTTGAGGGCTCGGCCGTTATCCCCATCCCCATGATTGCGGCGATGTTCATGGCTGCTAAGATCTTTCCTCACCTCGACCACGTGGTGCTCTACCCCCTCATCACGGACAGGCGCCCCGAGGTCTACCAGACCCTCCTGGACGTCCTCTTCCGCGACCTGCCcacgcgccccgcccccagccTTGCCATTGTCGGTGGTATCGGGGCTCTCAACAACCCGACGGGCCCGTTCGTGCCCAACCGCCACTCGCACAGCCCCATCGTAGTCCCGGCCTCGGTTCAGCGCCTCGACATCATCATTATGGGCTTCTGGGCGGACCTGTTCGACGACAGGGTGTATCCCCAGATCCTGTTCGCCGAGGGACAGAGGCCCAAGGAAGTCAACATTGACTTCCTCGGCCCCAAGTGTGGCGTCGGGCGACAGGAGCGTGTCGAAAGTGTGGCGGCCATGAAGCGCTTCCTCGGAGTGACGGGCCGGTATGTCAACCACgacacccgccgccgcgagtgGCTCATCGAGCTGCTGGGTACCCTCGTTACAtcccagcaccagcaccacccgAAGCGAGTCAAGATCATAGGCATCCAAGACCTCCGCTTTCCTCGCCCTGAATACCAGGTCAATCTTGACAACGAGGTCAGGTACATCATCCACGAAGTGGCTATCCGCTCCGCCACCGACGATGTCACCTTCGGCGAGATCAATGAACTCCTGCGCGGCTGGTGTTGGTATGAGTAGCCTGAGAGTGATGATgagggcggcgatgaggtcAAGCGTAGGTTGGCGTTAGGCAGAGAAGGACCTAAACTTCTGGTAGAAGGCTAGGGGTGAGCGAATCCATAGCGTAAGGGCGGGGGGCGGAAGGGGTGTCAAGGCATGCAACCGTTTCCGTATCTCCAACTGCCACACTCGCCACGCCGCGACTCATTGCCCGTCCATTTGGGACACCGACTTCGTCCCAGACAAATGCACGGCATCCCCGTCGACCTGTGTGTGAAGGGAGAAGGAGCGGATGATATGAAGGGATCCGTCACGGCGGGCACACGCTCTCGCACCGGCGCACCGCATAGTCGACCCACACACGCCATCCAGGCATGCTTCTTCCCCCACAATCCACCGACTCCCCACcggcgctcgctctctcCCAACCCTCCACCGCACACTCTCCAACCACGCCTTCTCCTCCACAAGTCTCCCCGCCCCTCATCATTACCACTGAACAGGGACCGTGGAGAACGGCCGCGAATTCCAGCCACAGCCAGCCACACCTCCTCAACGaccaggacgaggagctcgaacTCGCCGTCATCCCCCAAGCGAACCTTCACCCTTGTTTCGCTTCCTTGGACGTCGTGCCCCCGTTGCCTCAGTTCCAGGAGCCATGGAGGACGCCGGAGTGCAGGGAGAGAGGCGGGGTGAGTCCGAGTCTCCTGGAAGAGCGCTGACGACCCCAGACAACATCGCCTGGGCCGAGGTCGGATTACGGGTGCTCGCGATCGTGTGGGTCTCAATGTTCGTCGTGACGCGTACGTGCTTCCCTTTCCTCCCTTTCACTCCGCTCACTCCATGTAGACGGTTACGCCGCTGTCGTGCTCTGGATGGGCGCCAAGCCAGCCATCAAGGCTTGCCTCTGGTGGCTCGCGACCCTCGCTTTCCACGCGTTCATCAGCTTCGTctgggtggtggtcgcgTTCGCCGACTTCGGGATGATGGTCGGCTTTGGCTTTATGCGCTGCGTGCTCttcatcatcgtcatcatccGGTGGCTCGACGATCCGATGTTTGGTACCGTGGTTCCGGCGCCGGTCTGTGACGTTCCGACGGCTGCGCTCCTGCTCGGCATGGAAGTGCACGGGCAATGCCTGGTTTAGATGCTTCGTGGTGGGCAGCTTTGGACAATGCACCTGTGGCAACTTTTCCCACTCTGAGCAATGACATACTGACACTACTACTGAGATAAACCGAAGAAACACTAGAAACCGATTGATCAATCACGAGACCAGATTACAAAGCAGCCTTGCCGCGCGACTCGAAGGGGAGGACGATGACCAGCAGACCCGCAGCGAAGAAGAGTGCGCCCGAGACGTACACTGGGACGGGGGTGTTGAGGTTTGCGTACATGGCGATGACGGGCGAGAACACCGAGAAGAGACGGTTGGCGGACGCGGTGAGGGCGTTGCCGGTTCCGCGGTGCGAGGTGGGGAAGAGCTCGGGGGTGAACGAGTAGAGGATCGAGTACATCATGGTGGAGAAGACCGACCAGCCGCAGTTGAACCCGAGGTAGGCGTTGAGCGTcttggcggtggtggtgaggaagaggaagacaCCCGACATGAGGATGGCGAACGCGAGGGCGCCCTTGCGGCCGATACGCGGCTGCTCGGTGAGGAACGCACCAATCAGCGCGCCGGGCACGCCCATGGCCGCGATGATGGTCGAGTTGCGGTACGTGATGCTCGGGGACGACTTCCCAAAGTTGGCGCCCTTCTGCGCGAGCAGGTACGTCACGAAGCCGTTGTACAGGGGGTACGCGAGGCCGATGAAGCCCCAGATGAGGATAAGCAGCGTGGTCGACCAGGCGAGCTTGCGTCCGCGGAAGAGGTCGCGCACGCGGGTGAacttgacgacctcgaggcggcgcttgacgatggcggcggcgtccgtCTCGGCAACGTATCCCTCTGGCTCACacgccttgaggtcggcgagggtaAGGTTGGACGTCTTGCCgttgcggcgcgcgacctcgtgcacgacgcgcacggcctcctcgtccttgcccttgcccatGAGGAACTTGGGCGACTCGAAGATggtgaagaagaagaagcggaTCGCGAACATGACGAACGTGACGCCGCCCATCGCGATGAGGAAGTAGCGCCAGCCCATGTTGTCCTTGCGCACGCAGGTCGCCTTCTGCGGGCAGGTCAGGTTGCCGAGGATGGGCCACGCGATGAGgttggcgagcagcgacgcgagcgaccaGTCGACGGACAGCACGGTCAGCAGGAACTGGTGCGACTTGGGGAGGAACTCGATGAAgagcgccgagtcgacagGCAGGTTGCCGCCCACGCCAAAGTACCACAGCGCCTTGAACGAGCACACCATGACCCAgttggtcgacgaggccgccacCATGCCGAACACGCCCGTGATCGCGAGCGTGATGTTGAAGGCGTACCGCCGTCCAATGATGTCCGAGGAGAAGCCCCAGAAAAGCGCGCCGAACAGGATACCAATGTTGCCGGCAAGCTGCCATGTCGGGCCCTTGGACGGCTTGAACTCGTTCACGAGGGATGGGTAGGTCAGGCCTCCGGCCGTGGGCCAGAGCTGGTCGGCCGCCCAGCCGAAGCCGACAACGATGAACAGCTGCCACTGGTACCATCCCATTCCGATCTCCTGGATCTGGGCGAGGAGTCAGCGGGGTGTGAGGGGGAGGTTAGGCGGGTCGAcatggcgagctcgcgccgttcGACCCAGACCCAGCCACACGCCACCACTCACCGCCTCGTTCAACacgcgcgccttggcctcgtaGACCGGGTCAAACGTGCCCTTGGGCAGCGCAGTCAGGCCGTCGTCGGACACGGAGCGCGTCTCGTCATAGTTGACCTTgttgacggcgtcggcgtcggcgtcggcgctaGAGCGGCCGGGGAGGACGACCTTTttctcgacgtcggcgtcaatGTCGCCTGTGTGGTGCTTGGTAGCCATGGTGCTTGTGGgtatgctgctgctggtcgcTGGCTGATACGGTCCGCAGTGCCCACTCACGCGCTACTTAAATGATATCAGCAGCGCGTAACGGAGCAGTGGCCGCGCactacgtcgtcgtcgccaaactCCACTACAACCTCGCCTACGGCGCGCAGCTAATCGCCGCTACTAcccagcgagcgccgccttgcGAATCGGTAAATTGCATGgcgtgcggggtgggtgatATCCAGCGATGAGCACGGCATGGCGTCATGTTATTGCCATGTGCGACGTGCAGATTTTGTCTATCTATAAGTGCAAGGTTGCTGCAGgcagaggcaggcaggtgcaGGCGGCTCTACATCGGCTTCGCTCCCGGCTTGGCGCGCGTCCCGATTGGATTCTCGGAACCATCCACACGCATCAATCAGTACGACATCGCACGGCATCGTAGATTATTCCGGATTTTGGGAGGGAGCCCCTCCACTGCACTGTAGCATGGCAGGCGGGCATGGCGCAATCGCAAGTCGTGCATACTCAACGCCGAGATGAGTGACGCCGGCCAGGTGCATGTCCCgagcctcgcctcgcctgcgccgccgcgccacccagCGCAATGGAAATCAAAgtcaccccccccccccgtcgccatcgctgcCCATCCCGACGCGTGTGAGCAGGCAGCCTGCCTGCATATCTATCTAGCCGTCCGGAGGCCGTGGAACGCTCCGACGGGTAGcgctcgtgtcgtcgacgccgcgctcgatgAGCACACGCCAAGCGCTGCTCCTCCGAATCGaggtgtgcgtgcgtgcgcgcggtgTGTAGCGACGTGCGAGCTCGCCACTTCGCCCAGCAGAGCGAggagcatgcatgcatgcacgcggcgcagcaCAGTCAGCCCCGTCCGTGCGCAGCGACACAGTCACTCGCTGCGCTGTCGGCATGCGGCTTGTACAATGTTGAATGCAATAGTCGCGGTCTAACTGGCGCCTGGGTTGCTGGCGACATGGCGATCGCGCACACTGGCGTGATCAGTTACACCTGCCGTCCACTCGGATCAGCCGCCGGccggtcgtggtggtgggtgggtgatcTGCCCCCGCCAGCCGGCCGGTATCCCGATTTCCAGGCCTGCAGAGCAGAGCAAAGCAGCCGCcggcttgccgtcgcgccgggTGCATCAGGACCACTTTTTGCACGGCGTTGCTTGCTCTGgatcgacgacgccgcgcggcaaCGTTGCTCGTCACCCCGCACCTGGCGTTGAAATTTGTTGGCTCGGCTCGTTACGGCGGcaggtgcgcggcgcggcgccgtaGCGACACCACCCCTCGGACAAGCCGAGGCGGCATCTCCTCCACCACACACAACGCCGAGGTACGTGCGCAGCACCCAGTGGGCGCGCGCCCGCGTGCGTCCACCccgaggtgggtggatgCACCCGAGGTGGACTGgactcgctcgcgcacaaACACGAACGAATGTCGCGACCCCGCCTCTTCGTCCAGCGCTGCCATTCCagatcgacgacgccaccTCGGTATGATGTCTGCCGTTAGGCAGGCTCGGTTAGGCACGCCGTTGAGGgtcgcacgcgcgcgccgctgagCTTCGGGGTCGCTTGCCCAGtcgccggtggtggcgctgTGCCGGGCGCGAGCCGTCGGCGGGTGACGAGGGGCGCCCTGCGTGCCGCTCGGTGTCGGGCCGTAGCCGTCCCCTCCCCACCTTGACATACTGACCCCACACACCTCCACACGACACCAACTTGTACATCTCCGCCTGTTGTTTGTGTTGTGTCGTTGCTCATGCTTCACATGGCACGCTTGCGCACCGCGACGCTACCTAGCTGAAGCCCCACGTGCACGTGTGCATCCTGCCGACTTCATGACACTGTCCCAACCGCCGTCAACCAcccacaccgccgcgcgcctaCGCGACCAGCGCCACCTCCCACggcccctcggcgtcgaggcgcttctcgagcgcgacgtcggcggtggATAACAcctctgcgtcgtcggccttgcgcccttcggcgccgacgagtaGGACGGGTCCGGCGACGGTGCGTACGAGGGTGTCGAGGGTGCCGGGTGTCTGGGGGGTGTCAGCAGTGCCCCATCTGCTCCgctcccacccacctcgccattGAGCACCAGCACGCTCCCATCACCAAAGTAATCCACGCCCTCCCTGCTCCCGACCACCGCCTTGCCGGCCACCTCGCGCACGGTGCGCGCCTTGTCCGgcaggtcgaggtggaggaagcTCGCGGCCTCGTTGACGGGGTATCCCGGCAAGctggcgagcacgcccttacccaccaccacttcGGAGGAAGGGAGGAAgtggagcggcgcgccgatgTGCGTCCAGTGCGTCGAGGGCAGGATCGTGCCTGCGATcgtgtcgcgctcgcgctctgcCTCCTCGAGCCGCCACGCCAGGTCGGTGTTTGGCGGgatcgctgccgccgccttgatctcggcgtGCGTTGATGGCGGGTAGGACGACAGGTCGGACTTGAGGCCCAGGCCGTAGACTAGGTTCTTGCCCGACGGGTGCTGGGAGTGTGAGCGGGCGAAGGTTAGAAGGGACGCCCGGCCCACCTCGATGAGATAGCTCAGGACTGGCCCCGACGATAGCTGGCCCGTCTTCACCACCGAGAGCTTGACGAcggacatggtggtggtggtggtggtcgtgtggtGGAGAGTCGATGGTGGAGTTGTTGCCGCGGCGGTGTTGTGATGCCAAGAGCGCGGAGACGGGCACCATCACGAGCCCGCGATtgattgctgctgctgctgctgctcgatcggcaccctcgccaagcgcggcggcgatgtcGTCATAGCTACTTCGCTGGCGGGGCGAGCTGGTGTATGTGCATCATCCCGGCACTCGATATCAGTCGCGTGCACGTACACACGTAGCAGGGGGTATGAGCGCTGCTGCATGTGCATGTGCACGGCGATATGTACCCGGTGCATGCGTGAGTGTCAGTGTCGTCGGCAGGTCCCCGGCCCTTCCAGCCCGCTGGGGCGTACTGGGCCCCGTGTCGCCGTACAGCTTGCACCCGCTTGACCCGCTTATGCTTGtgggcgacgccggcacATGAATGAAACATGCCAATGTCTCGGATCTCGGCGCAGGCTTTGTATGCAGAGTACGACTAGTGTCATGTCGACGGCTGTGCGGTTGAATGGGCGTGGGCGTCTGAATCAACGGCGACCCGGTGACACAATCCAgcctcgccagccagcctgttcggtcgcgcgacgacgcgtcgatctgcgtgcgtgcgacgcgcgcgtgtgcCGAGCAACGGCTGATACGGCTGCAATTCAGACGCCGCAGGCCggccggcaggcaggcgtTGCATGTATCGCGGCCCCGCACACGCTGCAGCCGCTCGATGCCCTTGCCTCGGCACCATCCCCAGacgcgtccgcgtccgcgtcaCCGCCCGGCGTCTGCCTTGCCCGTGCCCTACGCCAGTCGGACTGCTAGCGAGTGCCTGGACGCTGcacacgccggcgccggtgacgacgacgacggcgtcgctgacGAGCATGGCGAGCAAGCGCAGACCAGTACGTTGCCCACCTAACTAGATATGTATGGAGGCATGCCGTCGGGCGGGCCGATTACCTTTGCACGAGTCAATAGgagcctgcctgccgggGAATGTTGTAATGTTAGCGCTGTCGCATGACCTCAAATTGGCCTTTACGTCTTCTGGAAACAATCCAGCTGCGAGGTGTTTGAAACAATACAATACCAGGACCGAGtcatcaccaccactcagtgcttgcttgctggctggctggcttgtTGTGTGAGTGACAACCCTCTCGGCCTTAGCGCCCCAATTCAACAATGTTGAATGGCGGCAACTGACGGCGGAGCAACAGCGAGACGGAGAACCCTCAGCAAAAGAACCTAGGGCCGTCCGTGGCTTATCGCATCGCACCTGGCCGCACGGCTGCCGCTTGTCGCCTCGCCCAGTGACCCAGTGAGCCTGTTActtgctggcggcggccaagcgcggcgagaagaagaacTCTGCGCCACCACTGCCCGCCCTGACGCCTCGAGCCAAAGCAGGCGTCTTGGGCCATCCGCAGCAGAGATCTAGGCCACTTGCGCCATTGCCCACCCTGGCGCGGTGGCGCTTGCATGCATGCCAAGCGGCCACAAATGTTATTtaggggcggcgcgggttGGAGTGTAGTAGCAGGCTGTTAGCTCTGTTCTATGTATGCATCCATGTCCGTCAGCGCGCACAAGTCATGCTGTGCAGCACCCACGCACGCAGTCCCCTtcccgcgcgcgtcgtgtgCGTGTCGTGTGCGTCGTTTGTGTCTCTAACGACAGGGGCGGGATGTtgcggggagggggggagcgggggagcgggcaggctggctggctgggggcTACGACGTGGATGGGGTTTTTTGATTTTGGTGTTTCGATGCGAGGAGCGAGCagatgccgccgccagcagtggttaaccccccccccccaccaaCAGGCGACAGGCGGGGTTTGAaccttgtcgccctcgccaggGATGCGCCGGTGAAGCTTGTTTGCTGCCAGTAGCTAATCTGCGCCCCGACAGAGTTTAGGTTTTGCTTATgctgctgacgccagatGCGCCAGAGTGGGCGTTGTTGCGTGGCGTAGAGACGGCCGTGCCAAGGCCTTCGGGCTGCCGGCTTGTCCGTCTTTGGCTTGTTCCAAGCCAGGGTAAAATGGGGACAAAGTGAGGCAATAACGcacggcgcgacgaccgacgacgacgacgagccgagctgtgctgctgctgctcccgtCCAACGAGGCctctgctgcgccgcgtcgcgcccggCCCCCCTCCAGTTTGCTGCTTGATTGTCGCTGGATCGATGGGCCATCGGTACCTGACTCTAGGAGTGCCCGcctgccccccccccccccccggtCTAGCGGCCATGACACGGCTATTGCCTGCGACACGGCTACACATTCACGGCTACCCCTCGCAATCTCACGGGTAGGGCAGCATGCACTGCGCACGCCCAGAGCCAAGCGTCATGCCAGCAATCCGACCGACCGACTGCGTTCCCTGGTCCTGGATCATGGTAAACGACGTAAAGGgcagcggctggcggggGTTGGCCGACCGACCCCCCCGACGACGTG
Encoded proteins:
- the mfs1_2 gene encoding MFS siderochrome iron transporter 1; amino-acid sequence: MATKHHTGDIDADVEKKVVLPGRSSADADADAVNKVNYDETRSVSDDGLTALPKGTFDPVYEAKARVLNEAIQEIGMGWYQWQLFIVVGFGWAADQLWPTAGGLTYPSLVNEFKPSKGPTWQLAGNIGILFGALFWGFSSDIIGRRYAFNITLAITGVFGMVAASSTNWVMVCSFKALWYFGVGGNLPVDSALFIEFLPKSHQFLLTVLSVDWSLASLLANLIAWPILGNLTCPQKATCVRKDNMGWRYFLIAMGGVTFVMFAIRFFFFTIFESPKFLMGKGKDEEAVRVVHEVARRNGKTSNLTLADLKACEPEGYVAETDAAAIVKRRLEVVKFTRVRDLFRGRKLAWSTTLLILIWGFIGLAYPLYNGFVTYLLAQKGANFGKSSPSITYRNSTIIAAMGVPGALIGAFLTEQPRIGRKGALAFAILMSGVFLFLTTTAKTLNAYLGFNCGWSVFSTMMYSILYSFTPELFPTSHRGTGNALTASANRLFSVFSPVIAMYANLNTPVPVYVSGALFFAAGLLVIVLPFESRGKAAL
- the mpaDE_1 gene encoding Cytochrome P450 monooxygenase mpaDE, translated to MSVVKLSVVKTGQLSSGPVLSYLIEHPSGKNLVYGLGLKSDLSSYPPSTHAEIKAAAAIPPNTDLAWRLEEAERERDTIAGTILPSTHWTHIGAPLHFLPSSEVVVGKGVLASLPGYPVNEAASFLHLDLPDKARTVREVAGKAVVGSREGVDYFGDGSVLVLNGETPGTLDTLVRTVAGPVLLVGAEGRKADDAEVLSTADVALEKRLDAEGPWEVALVA